CTGAAAACTGTAGTGACTTATGCTATaattataaacactatattgCTTGGACTGAACACGCTTGCAGCACCTGATTATACTGTATGATTTTACAGTTTCGGAAgagtaatgatttataatcctgCTATCACCTATCACGCAGAAGAGAATGAGAACCCTTTTTAGTCAGATTCCTCTAAATGTTTCTTgctcatcttgtctccaaatgTCCCTCAGCACTCTTGACTCTTTCTTGCTAAATAAGTGATCAACATCTACATTTTTGTAAAGATTCTTTGTAGCaatgtttactgtttaaagCACAGGATCAGGAATAAATTGAGTTAAGCTGACTCCAGCAGGCCTAATCATctctttatttatacatatatacatcatCATATAAATTATGTATACTACACTTGTAGTGTAGAATAACTAAGTAAATAGTCATGGTTGTGTAACAGGTATACTAATTCAGTATCCTTTAAACCAATCTTCCTCTGGAAGAATAAAAGCTCAGGCTTCCTCCAGTAACAATGGCCTCACTGAAACATTCATGGAGCCTCCTGCACTCGCAACAGTATAGCACGTGAAGCTGAATTGATGTGCGGTATGTCTGTCATCTGCAGATGGAGAACGGGCTGGGCAAGGAGAGTGACAAGAACACAGACCTCGATGACATTCTGAGTCAGATAGAAGAGCTGGGAAAATGGAGGGAAATATTCGACGCACGTGGGTGAGAAATCTGTTGtggcatttttataaaaacagtgAGCTGCCAGATAATTAGGTAGACctaccttatatatatatatatatatatatatatatatatatatatatatatatatatatatatatatatatatatctatcttttttcaatttattaagGAAACTGACCAAACAAATGCAATTACCGACTGTATGTGAATTTATCAACTGTAATCAGTTCCTTCCTGTATTCAATGGAACCATTAGCAGTGTTACTCTGTGGTGGGCCTTTCTCAGCACAGAAGTGTCATTCAAAAAACCCAGCAACACTTCAGTGCCTGATATGCCTGTAACAATGCCACACCTGTCAGTGTCAGCCATATAATCAGAATAGGCTTCAGGGAGAATATCTGGTCAATTGTGGTCCTTTTAGGGTGGTTCTTTAATAATCAATAAGATGAAATGGGACTttaaaattgaaaataattgCATAATCGTGTACCTGTATGGTAGTTATAGCTAATAAATTGGAGCAATGACTGTATGTGTAACCTAGATGTGCAGAATAAAGTGTCATATCTTTCGTTTTCAATGTTATATCTTGTAGATTGGAACTGCACAACTGTTCAGAAAAAGTAAGTCTATAATTTAGATTAGCACATTTTTGTCTTCGTGTCAGTGTGTATTTGAGTTTTGCTTATGTGAGACATGATAACCCGAGACCTGTGCACTCAGGTAACTGCATACCCAGAGGGATGCTGTGCacgtatatgtgtgtgcttaATTGCATGCGTGTATAAGTGAGTTCTGCTCTACCCAACCTGATATCCTGTAAAAACCTTGGCCCCTGCAAGAGGTCTGGATGAGACTGCTCTGGCTTTTCAGTTGCATTTTCATCTGTTTTCCTCATACTCATCAGACCAATTCATGGAACTATGTGTGAAAGTGAATTTTGGCTCAATTGCCATATGCATGTAGGCCTTGAAATGGAAGATTATAAGCAGCTGTTCCAGAGCATCAGCACTTTGCAGTCTTCCAGACATGGATACATCGAACTGCTTCAAGAGGAGGTGAAGAGAAATCAGGATGTGAGTGATCTGCTGCTGGTACAGGAAATGTCTGGATTTGTTTTAGGATTTAAAACAATTATGCAACATGTCTATGGAAGATAGTTTATCAGAgatgagggagagagacagggagacagtTGTTTGCTACAATATTTTGATATGTAATCTTTTGGTTCTTTTTACACAGTTGCAATTAGCATCTTGAAACAGTGTTCTTTGTGGATATTGTTTCTATTTCTAACCTTATTTCTTACTCTCTGACTCCTGTAGAAACCTTTTGAGAGGCTTAAAGTTGAGGAAGAAACTGAAGATGTTTCATGTTCTCCCTCAACTCATTCATTTCACAACAGTAGCAACCTGCTAACAGTGCCCTACTCAATCCCACGTGCACTAGCTATCTCTCCCAGTCTGGGAGGACACCCATTGTCACCTGAACTTGCAAtcgtaagtaaaaaaaaaatagagagtgTATCAGTAAGGATTTTGTAGTTAACTCAGTTAAAATGACTGTTCAGTATTTGATTTCCAACCCTGTAACACAGACACTTATATTCATCCTgtcttatttcttttattttccataTAAAGAGTCTGAGAAAGATATTGTTTGGAAACACATTTCACATCTTCAATTATGAGTGGAAGAAATCCTATTTCAAATTTCGGGAGCCATATTCCAAACTGGCCTATGCGTTGGAGGCAGAAAGAGTAAGTACTTTTATGTTACACAATGttatacaataaaacaatatacaatGTCTATCAAATAGACAAtctaataatttaatatgatCTTGTATTCATCTGCAACTTTTATCCACATTTAACCCAgtgtttacaaataaacaagcaaattcAAATtagacaaacatttgtttttatttgcttaatGCAGACAATGTAGTGCAAGGCAAAAGATACACGTATTATGATGAATTTCCAGTTCAATActggacatttatatatatatatatatatatatatatatatatatatatatatatatatatatatatatactgatctttgaaaagttatatataatttatatacacatatataaaatattttgtttttcttttttgcatcgataaaaataatatgaaagAACAAACATTTCCTTCTGATTATGTAGGATCAGCACTGTGTTCcaactttgtaaaaaaaaattgtgcttcAATGATTTTACTTTTAACACTACTGTaactgtattatgtattattaccAGAATTAATAAACACCTcagaaatatatttgtataagaATTTCTTGTGAAATCTTTCTTTAAGAATTGGATAAAAACTTTAGAGAAAGAGGTCCCCAGGAATAGTTAGGAACCCCTGctatatattaaataacaatTTATAACCTGTTGATCTCTTCATATTGCAGGGGGGAACACGGGCCATTCAGATGGCAGTCCAGGCCCACGTTATAAAATACTTGCTTTTTTCACAGCCATTGAGCTCGGAGTGCTGTGGAATGGAGAGGTGAGAAAAGAGTCATATTCTGCCCTCAGTTATGTGATCTAAATTATACAGTGAAAAATGATTAatcataactgtttttttttccatgggtTTCAGTCTGTTGGAGATTGgggagaaagagcaagagagggCTTTAGCTGCTGCTTTGGCTGATATTTTATGGACAGCTGGTGAGGAGGGCACTGCCACCGTCTCCTTGGTTACGCCAGATCGCTGTTTCACCCCCCACCTGGACTACAAACTGGACAACTTTACAGAGCGGGTACTGTTTACCATGTAGTGTCCAGTATCACTTTCTTAAACCACAAATAGTCTTTGGCATACACATTACACCTAAACAATTCTGTGAGAGTTTAAGTCATTtgtttgggtcattgtctttTATAGTTGCAGCTTTTCACCtttaaagagaaagaagacGTCACAAAATTTATATATGaacatattaaatgtgtaagtatttaaggacacattttgtatacatttttgcaaaataaataaaaaaggtattttatttgtttgcggtctatattaataatatagtgAATATATTTTCTTATCCTATAAGTTTAATGAGGAGGGAAGCCATGGAGTCATTCTGTTTCTGTATAGTTTGATCTTCTCAAGGTCGATTATTAGGTAAGTTAATGAACAGGATTGATAGTAACAGAATGCTgttgtataaaaagaaaatgtaagaaaacgTTGCCTCtgaatagatatatattttcctCTGTAACTATCCAAGATTGCAAGATGACCTGGATTTAAGCATGACTCATCTCCTGCAGTTTGGCTTGGGCAACTTTGTTTGTCGCCAGGTAAGCAGATTTGATGTAATGAAGTGATATGTTATCTTGTCATTTTCCAGGGAAAacaagtgctttttatttttagataaataaaatattttcacttcATCCTAATGGCAGTTGTGTTGCAACAAAATGTCCCTGTGTGAACTGCTAATGATTGCTAGTGATTGAAATGATCTACATTCATTAGGCTCTTTTAAACCTGCTGTTGACTGGTCGTGCCAGTCCTAATGTCTTCAATGGGAAGTTGTTATGCGATGAGCATGGAAATGCACTGGACCAACCACTCCATGGAGTTCTGACTCGGAGTAATGTGGGATACCTACACTGGAGCCGAGAACAAGCGGAACATGGCAGTCTGCCTGCTGTAAGttcttttatactgtatataaatgcaaatggtAAATCTGTACATAACGACATGTGCCTTAGGTGGGAAGCATGCTGAAGACACCCAAACTTCCTGTTTGGGTTTGCAACGTCAACGGTACCTACAGCGTTTTATTTAGTCCAAACCGATCTCTGCTGTCTGACTGGAAGATGGAACATCTCTTTCACCTCTACTTCTACAATGGCCAACCATCCCAAGTCAGTACTGCAATGCTCACTATAGGTAATGTTATTTAACTTGCACTTACACAGTTTGGCTTAATTCATTAATCGTGAAAGTGAAGCCGAAAGGTACATATAGTTTTAAGGTTAATGCCCCTGTAAAGACTATGGAATTGCACATACAGAAACAACACAAACAGAGTCACTACACAAgtcatgtaggtgaggagaaTTAATACGTTTTTGTATTAATCTTTTGCTTCAGATACACATTCGCATCACTGGGAGGCTAAAAGCAGAGATGGTCAAGGAGACCCTGAAAAGAGGTTTCCCTCTGTAGAGATGACCATCCGGACTAAATGGGAAGGAGCAGCAATTGCCTGGAATGGGACAATTCCTTTCTTCTGAGGTTTAGCTAGCCATCGATCTCAATTTaggaatctttttttaaaaactacaatataaaattatatctATGTGCTAtgacacacattataataaaaattgtatgtATTCTTAATGTCATGGAATAATATATTTAGACATATATTTAGAAGCCTTGTATTTCTGCCGGATTCGATCGTTTTGATAATGCTTGCATTTGCAATTTGTTCACATTTcacaaaaatgtataacatGCTCAGGGAGATCATTTAGGATCATGTAACACATATAAAGTAAATAGTTTTtatagggctgtcaatcaattaaaataataatcgcatgattgtcatgagttaactcacgattaatcacaaattaaaaacatatttttatgttttagcttttcaagtttttttatactctaatcaacatgggcatggacaaatattgttgcttcatgcaaatgtatgtttattattagtgaaaccaaactcaacatagagcatgaagacaaaatatacttgtaaatgttttcaagtAATCATGGTGTTTTTAATTACGTaaataatcaggacaccaaacagaacttccttctatgtttccacacggacggttttaattgccggatgtgtacACCATGTTGGTTTTTTTGGTCTGGGGAATAGGGATATAGGTCCCTGATCCATTACCACATGATGGCGGTTGCATAGATGGTGGTAATGTTCTACTTAAGAATGCGAACCGCCACTAAAgcacaaaaagaagaagaagggcgGGTGcgtgatttgagacttggtgcatcagtaaaacaaatgtttagtgatacaAATGATTTGTCActggagattattattattttttacattttattttatatctgagtaaagaaaggacatcgtgaataaatgtgtgttgctcTAAAGGTTTTGATTTcgcctttttatatttatttgtttatatgtttaataaaaatggtcaaacagaaatgagcgctgcattaatcgtgcactaataaaattaaaatgaatttgcgctACGCCTTATTAACacattcattttgacagccctagttTTTTAAATTTGTGACTATATAAATTAACCACAAAACAGGTGAGGccttaaataaacttttatgtTAAGATTCATATTCACTTCTCAACACCCAACACATTCATTATAATCTTACCATAAATAGTCTGTTTGCTCtttcacaattaaaaaatttaaaaaacagaactgCACTTACAtgtaatataaaagtaaaaatgaaaactGCCACTGTACatttagattttgtgtttttttttaacaatgtcaAAAGGCTTTGGAAAAGCACATTTTAATAGGTTTAggataattcattcattcatcttaagttaccacacacacacacacacacacacacacacacacacacacacacacacacacacagggagaaCACATGCAAAGAAACTCCACACAGATGGTAACCTGAGAACAATATGGAACTAGGGACCCTGGAGCTCTAATGTGGCAACTCGAGCCACTGCAGCACTGTGCTGACTGGCAAGAGTTTACAATCCTGTTAATGGAAATATGTTTACTGTCCTGTCACAGGCGCATTCTATTTgataaaatgtacagaaagCAGTACACACTAAATGATAACAAATGGTCATTGATTCTGCATAAATGTAGTTTATTGGAATTGTCAGTATTCAAAGGCTAAATTGACATCACAGGATATGCACGTTTATTACAGCCTTATAGAGCAATATATAAAAGACTagtcttacaaaaaaaaaatcacaaggtataataaacatttataaatacaatattagaAATAGGACTTATTGAGacatttttaatacttaatGTCTGCTTGGACTATTTCTGTAACCGGATAAAGAGAATCCAATCTTACATTTCTGCCCAAATCAAGTCCCAGGGTTTCAGTTTTAGAGATGGAGCTTCAAGATGTACTGTTTAGACTCACACGAAGATCTTACATCAGGGTATACACTTATAAATAACATCTCTGCCATTATAGCTTTTAATTGCCACCACAGGTTTTTTAAATCAACACAGGCTACGTTTCTTTTGTCTTATTCGGGTTGAAAGACAAACTAGATTAAATGAGCATCTCTTTCACTGATCTTTAGGATCTTACTGTACGTGTGCCAGCTTGCTGCATTGTGTCACAATATGTCTACAGCTGACTTTTACAGTACTTACCAAACTCCATAAGTTTACAAAGGGATGCGTATAGTTACATAAGATGCTATGAAGACCTTAAATACTGTGAACATGGATCTTTATAACAGATTAGATTATTTGATTAAAAGCTAATTCTAAAGTATAATGATACCTGCAAAACATCcacatgaattaaaaaaacaacagcataaTAGTTGATATCTCTTCAGAATCTTGAGTTTAAGAATGCAAGCCAGTCCCTTATGTTaggtgctttaaaaaataagtttgaatatctttacatttttcaatCACTAAACTACttagtaaaataacaaaatattctCATTTCTCATTCTCTTTGTGTTCCTGAGTCTCTTGTTCATGTATGACCTCCCAGAATCTCTTCTAGGTTTATGTCTTTCATCCAGTCATCGTTGCCTGAACCTGACTTAAGCAAAGAATCGATAAAGTCTGAGTCTGCATTGATCCCTGGTACTGTATTATCTCCATCCTGCAGAAAATCAAATGTGAGGCGGCCTGGGCGGTTGTTCTGATAGGAACCAGGGCTTTGTGCTGTGCCTCCGTATGTGCTCATGCACCCCTGTTGTGTGGGAGAGGATTGGTTTAGTCTGCTAATCCCAGGAAGTGGGGGTATGCGTGGCTGGCTGGCTCTAGGAGCAGATCCTCTAATGCCTGGGTTTAAAGGGATCACTCCAGAATGGGACACTACCTGATTTGGTGGGCCAATATGTCTTGGTGGGAAATGAGCATCTGTTTGTGCACTTTGAGGTAATACTGCACCTGGAAGTCTTTTTACATCTAGTTGCTTGTTAACATTTTCCCAGCTCATGCCAGTGTCCCTGCTTCCAGTGGGGGTCATGCACCCTAGTCCTTGGCCAAGGACTGAATCTTGGCTTGCACTGGTTCTTATATGTTGTGTGGTAGGAGCAATTCCTTGGAACTGTGGCTTGTTTTGATTCATCCCAATTTGCATCTGGCTGTTAGGCTGTTGGTGCAGTTGACCTGCACAGTTCTGGACTTCCGAATGATCAGATCTACTGGGAAACATTCTGTCTCCAGAGTTGGGTGTCATTTTGACTCCTTGGCCATTGGGTAAATGGCATGAAATAGACTGGATCTCCCTCTGGTCAGAGCTGTTACTGGACATTGGGGACGATGCCAGACCTGGACACAATACAGCTCATGAGTATGATTGGAATGGAAATTGTCATGACAAGTGAAGCTTGAACGTTATAAACATCGACAGAGAAATGAACTGAAATCAAAGTTTCATAATAATAAGATGAGAAGATAATAGGATGCAATAAGATGAAGCTTTGaattaattaacataataatgCTCATGTAGTGACTGAGACTAAGAAAAATACAATACTTTTGTGTAGATCAGGAGAAACACTACTctgaaaaaaacagttttaagaCCATAGCATTTCTTGAGTTCTTGGTTGACTAATAATGCGTTTTAAGAAACAATTCAGATGCTCAGTGTTAGTTTAATCACATTTTGTGGTGCAATGTGTTTTATTAACAGATTTAACAAATTTAACAGAAGGGGCAAAAGGTTCCGTattaaaaagtaacaaaaaaaaaaaaaagaaaagtaccTGGGTAAAGATTTGGAAGCTGTGGTTGTTTGTAGTCAGGCGGAGGTCTTGTTAGATGCCTGTTAAACTGATCCTGTGGGTTGAATTTCTcctgaaatataaatgaaagtggaaaagaaaatgaacagaaCCTCTGGCTGTAAAATCTGAGGGTCCAGACAATAATCTAAAGTTAATGTGTGCAGTATTTCTGAGATTTCTAATAGGAGCAGCAAATTTCCCTTTCCCATTTTGATCCAGGAGAGCTACAGTTTTGTCTGATATTCTGTTGTTCGTAAATTAGTAGGCCAAAACACAGGAGTTACTATAAACTGCAAAAGAAGCAAGCGTGTTTTACAACCTTGTATCTGTTGAATTTAGGGTTCACTTGGTGCAGATTGTATCACGTCTCACTGTGTAGCGGATGACAGCAGAAAAAGATTGCGATGCAGAGTGTATCAGTTTTAAATTGTTACTCACTGTATCATTGGTGTGCTGCTGAGGTTGGCTTAGCTGTCTCTGTCCTTTGCCGTTGTTCATCTGCTGAGTGCTCGGTGCAGACGGATGCTGCTGCTGTGTCACCAGACAACCGTTTGCTGAGAAACGTGGCCCTGGTGCCAATCCCTTTGAACAGATAAGACATCGTTATAActaattaataattcatttttaattaatacttaatgaattaataatttattgttacatttttaatacattttttctgaattaataatgaattgaaaCAAATCAAATGAGATCTGAATAATGAAATATGATAAATTTGAATAATTCAACTAAATGCATCTAatctaaattaataattaataacattgtattcaaatatactgtaatattgcAAGTTCTGATATTTACGTGAGATCTTTATAAAACGCTTTATCAATTCAGTATACGTGCTTCTTTGATGTCTAGTTGATTGGGCCTTGTGATTGTATTGCTTGGCCACTAGATGGCAGGCTTTACCAATTACTTTAAAGCGTGTTTCATGGAGCACACGGTGCCACCCAATTCCCCAAATTCCCCAACAAAGAAAATTCATTTCATTATGAAAAAATGTTTCACATATGACATGGCTGACAAACTGTTATTTGGTTGACTTGTGAGAACATGTAAGAATTTTGCTAAAATGTTGACATTCAATATAATACTTCACATGACAGATCTCTTGGAGTAccttttcccctttttctttaaagaaatgtaCTCATTAGCCAGACAAGGTGCTTCCATGACCAAAACTTTTCTCTTGTGGACATCAAATATTCTAATGCAATATtcatactgaaaaaaaagaattttttttggaCCACCTCAAGCCAGCAGAGCTTTACTGTGTCTTGGCATTTATCTTACAAGTCTCTTAAACtccagcagatgaacaattTGTTTCTTAAAGATATCCCctaatttatattttgattattgTACTGGAGAGCACTTGTCACACCTAAATCTCTGCTGTAAAGCTTAGagcatataatttaattattttcatcaACCCCTTTAGTGAGCCATCCTGAAAAAGACCACTTCCATCATGATAGAAGTGCCTCTCACATGGCAGAGAAAGTTATTTAATATGTGCATATTTTGCTATTTGGAAATCGACAATCTTCCAATTTTCTCCTCACCTGTAAATTATATGGCCCCTGAACCTGCTTTGAATACCAATATTCTTCACCAAATGCAGCTGACTCCCCCATCAACTCCTCCCTCAAACAAATCAGATATGCGACCATTAACAAATCAGTTCCTCTTTAACAAAAAAAGCCCACCATCATGCCAGCGATCTGTTAAAAACCTGCCTTTGAAGTTTCATTGCAAAAGCAAAGTGGTTCAAATCAGTTGCAGTAAGGAAACGCAAATTCAGCTCCTGGGCAGGTGTTATTGAGCCTGTTTGAGTGACCATGACACTGTACACTACAGTTTAATTATACTCATTAAATTATATAGAGCAAATTGTTGAATAATTGGAGACATAAGGTGCAATCAGGATTTTAAAAAAGGTTCCTGTGATTACAacacgcttaaaaaaaaaaaaagcttaagaaTTGTTGTTTAAGTGTTtcctatatatttgtttgtaataCTTCTATCAGTGTCAGGTAACATCCTGTCATTCTGCATTATAGATCAGATAATAGTTATTTAAATAAccaattaattaaatagttaCAACCACACACACGACTGGTAGAATCTTGAGACGAGTAAAATATTTACTGCAAGCTTTCCCAGAACAAACCCTGGTCATGTTATCCTatttactcaaacacacacagtgtacatgAAACATTTCTCAGGCTTCAACAGCAGCGTAGCGAAAGGCCACTGCTTTGAGAACTGACGTCTAAATGAGAATCCATCTCCAGAAAACTACATTGGAGGTCCTTTCAACAAAAGCACTGAAAATAAGCCTGTGTGTTATGGGAGGAATTCCCTGTTTCAGCAAGCCATGGAAAAGGGGATTTTAAAAAGTACACTTTAGATGAGGTTTGAATCAGGGGCAACAGTATCTGCAGCAGCACAGGCCGTGCCTCAGAGGAGCTGAACAGGAACTTTCTGAGGTCCCATGCTGAGATGGTTCAGTCCTGGAAAGTCTACTAATTAATTGGAGGGCAAGTGAAGAGCATTGTTTTCCCTGCTGTGAGTTCAGATGAACTTCTACAATATGATGAcggagatttatttattttttgctgaaatatgcatATGGTGTTTTGCAGATCATCGGTTTTAATAGGACTACAGGAAGTATTAAGTTTCTAACATCTTATACCCAtcatattttaaacaaactccTCACTTTTCTCTGGTGATGTAAGCTCAGTCAGACTTCCAAGAACTAGTCATTTCCCCACTTTTTTAGCACAAGAATGCAAGATTTGAAACCTCATTCCTTGCTTTGTGATTCCTCCTATTAGAGGCATGGTGAAAAATCATGAGCAATATGAACACAAGGCAAACTGCCTTCATGTTACTTTCAAATTGCCTTTCAGTGGTCCGTTGTTGTATGGGTGGGAGGGACTGAAAGTTTCATTAGCATGGACGGCTCTCTAATCCACTCTTTGTCATCCTGATGTGTCATAAAGCTGTTTTCCATCTCTGCTCCACTCTTCGCTCTTCAGTACATCGTTAAATGAATACCACATGTGGTTGCGGACTCCATAAAGGAGGGCTGTGATTTAGGCTCTCATTCTACCACGCATTACAAGCAGCTGACAGGGCTCCAGGCCCGAGCCTTGCTGCTCTCTCACAACACTTCCTGCAGACTAAAGGCAGGAACGCTGTCCCCAGGGAGCAGCTCGGCATCTGGACTTGGCC
The DNA window shown above is from Silurus meridionalis isolate SWU-2019-XX chromosome 12, ASM1480568v1, whole genome shotgun sequence and carries:
- the mindy4b gene encoding inactive ubiquitin carboxyl-terminal hydrolase MINDY-4B isoform X4, whose translation is MFAKSHLKKRHNHVTKDGGKSKMENGLGKESDKNTDLDDILSQIEELGKWREIFDARGLELHNCSEKKPFERLKVEEETEDVSCSPSTHSFHNSSNLLTVPYSIPRALAISPSLGGHPLSPELAISLRKILFGNTFHIFNYEWKKSYFKFREPYSKLAYALEAERGGTRAIQMAVQAHVIKYLLFSQPLSSECCGMESLLEIGEKEQERALAAALADILWTAGEEGTATVSLVTPDRCFTPHLDYKLDNFTERLQLFTFKEKEDVTKFIYEHIKCFNEEGSHGVILFLYSLIFSRSIIRLQDDLDLSMTHLLQFGLGNFVCRQALLNLLLTGRASPNVFNGKLLCDEHGNALDQPLHGVLTRSNVGYLHWSREQAEHGSLPAVGSMLKTPKLPVWVCNVNGTYSVLFSPNRSLLSDWKMEHLFHLYFYNGQPSQIHIRITGRLKAEMVKETLKRGFPL
- the mindy4b gene encoding inactive ubiquitin carboxyl-terminal hydrolase MINDY-4B isoform X1, giving the protein MFAKSHLKKRHNHVTKDGGKSKMENGLGKESDKNTDLDDILSQIEELGKWREIFDARGLELHNCSEKKPFERLKVEEETEDVSCSPSTHSFHNSSNLLTVPYSIPRALAISPSLGGHPLSPELAISLRKILFGNTFHIFNYEWKKSYFKFREPYSKLAYALEAERGGTRAIQMAVQAHVIKYLLFSQPLSSECCGMESLLEIGEKEQERALAAALADILWTAGEEGTATVSLVTPDRCFTPHLDYKLDNFTERLQLFTFKEKEDVTKFIYEHIKCFNEEGSHGVILFLYSLIFSRSIIRLQDDLDLSMTHLLQFGLGNFVCRQALLNLLLTGRASPNVFNGKLLCDEHGNALDQPLHGVLTRSNVGYLHWSREQAEHGSLPAVGSMLKTPKLPVWVCNVNGTYSVLFSPNRSLLSDWKMEHLFHLYFYNGQPSQVSTAMLTIDTHSHHWEAKSRDGQGDPEKRFPSVEMTIRTKWEGAAIAWNGTIPFF
- the mindy4b gene encoding inactive ubiquitin carboxyl-terminal hydrolase MINDY-4B isoform X5, which gives rise to MEGNIRRTWKPFERLKVEEETEDVSCSPSTHSFHNSSNLLTVPYSIPRALAISPSLGGHPLSPELAISLRKILFGNTFHIFNYEWKKSYFKFREPYSKLAYALEAERGGTRAIQMAVQAHVIKYLLFSQPLSSECCGMESLLEIGEKEQERALAAALADILWTAGEEGTATVSLVTPDRCFTPHLDYKLDNFTERLQLFTFKEKEDVTKFIYEHIKCFNEEGSHGVILFLYSLIFSRSIIRLQDDLDLSMTHLLQFGLGNFVCRQALLNLLLTGRASPNVFNGKLLCDEHGNALDQPLHGVLTRSNVGYLHWSREQAEHGSLPAVGSMLKTPKLPVWVCNVNGTYSVLFSPNRSLLSDWKMEHLFHLYFYNGQPSQVSTAMLTIDTHSHHWEAKSRDGQGDPEKRFPSVEMTIRTKWEGAAIAWNGTIPFF
- the mindy4b gene encoding inactive ubiquitin carboxyl-terminal hydrolase MINDY-4B isoform X2, with translation MEGNIRRTWIGTAQLFRKSLEMEDYKQLFQSISTLQSSRHGYIELLQEEVKRNQDKPFERLKVEEETEDVSCSPSTHSFHNSSNLLTVPYSIPRALAISPSLGGHPLSPELAISLRKILFGNTFHIFNYEWKKSYFKFREPYSKLAYALEAERGGTRAIQMAVQAHVIKYLLFSQPLSSECCGMESLLEIGEKEQERALAAALADILWTAGEEGTATVSLVTPDRCFTPHLDYKLDNFTERLQLFTFKEKEDVTKFIYEHIKCFNEEGSHGVILFLYSLIFSRSIIRLQDDLDLSMTHLLQFGLGNFVCRQALLNLLLTGRASPNVFNGKLLCDEHGNALDQPLHGVLTRSNVGYLHWSREQAEHGSLPAVGSMLKTPKLPVWVCNVNGTYSVLFSPNRSLLSDWKMEHLFHLYFYNGQPSQVSTAMLTIDTHSHHWEAKSRDGQGDPEKRFPSVEMTIRTKWEGAAIAWNGTIPFF
- the mindy4b gene encoding inactive ubiquitin carboxyl-terminal hydrolase MINDY-4B isoform X3, producing the protein MCESEFWLNCHMHVGLEMEDYKQLFQSISTLQSSRHGYIELLQEEVKRNQDKPFERLKVEEETEDVSCSPSTHSFHNSSNLLTVPYSIPRALAISPSLGGHPLSPELAISLRKILFGNTFHIFNYEWKKSYFKFREPYSKLAYALEAERGGTRAIQMAVQAHVIKYLLFSQPLSSECCGMESLLEIGEKEQERALAAALADILWTAGEEGTATVSLVTPDRCFTPHLDYKLDNFTERLQLFTFKEKEDVTKFIYEHIKCFNEEGSHGVILFLYSLIFSRSIIRLQDDLDLSMTHLLQFGLGNFVCRQALLNLLLTGRASPNVFNGKLLCDEHGNALDQPLHGVLTRSNVGYLHWSREQAEHGSLPAVGSMLKTPKLPVWVCNVNGTYSVLFSPNRSLLSDWKMEHLFHLYFYNGQPSQVSTAMLTIDTHSHHWEAKSRDGQGDPEKRFPSVEMTIRTKWEGAAIAWNGTIPFF